A single region of the Chrysoperla carnea chromosome 5, inChrCarn1.1, whole genome shotgun sequence genome encodes:
- the LOC123301565 gene encoding probable ribonuclease ZC3H12D isoform X2, which produces MTVITENYVDSLIINSSTAADPGGEDSSYDSDGDIERDDPATNITGSSSNNGGNTQQHTEVSRTTSDTLAAEFAEYVSPPGYAARVEFALKLGYTERLVQAALHKLGPNPGQNELLAELIKLGARGPLDQSPPAESLLSIVPSDSTIDYDDSTISTNSSSTGKLRQIVIDGSNVAMSHGNKEVFSCRGIKICVDWFRARGHQDITVFVPKWRKEAPRPDNPITGQEILGELERERLLVFTPSRLVGGKRMVCYDDRYILRLAADVDGIVVSNDNYRDLAQESPEFRRVVEERILMYSFVNDRFMPPDDPLGRTGPTLDNFLRAQPRPPPPCPYGKKCTYGNKCKFHHPERGPLPHKTVTERLSEHAQRHLQASGQRLQGKSVSLPLQSSEEVRKTPLNRTRSNVPTTTDSNTTNTSGDSVNLHRKLQRQLTLNPGNDPRLYNRRYQNIPQTTSPQQPTAQHRPLSRHSSTGSRGGVITPTASSASAWDLHQHVTRIASAPGPPPTNIQRPMHRLSSTSDPQINLCAPNPNQPWPPCYAQPPSCLPLQPHYSSVPASTEDARRKLHYHLAAIFPEEQVTQAMNLYPDETNPQRICGAILAMFPKP; this is translated from the exons ATGACGGTTATTACAGAG aATTATGTGgatagtttaataataaattcaagcaCAGCAGCTGATCCAGGTGGTGAAGATTCCAGCTACGATTCCGATGGCGACATCGAACGAGACGATCCAGCAACAAACATCACCGGAAGTTCCAGCAACAATGGTGGAAATACACAACAACACACCGAAGTATCACGCACAACCAGTGATACATTAGCAGCTGAATTCGCTGAATATGTATCACCGCCAGGATACGCGGCCCGTGTTGAATTCGCATTAAAATTAGGTTACACAGAACGTTTAGTACAAGCGGCATTACATAAATTAGGTCCTAATCCTGGACAAAATGAATTATTagctgaattaataaaattaggtGCTAGAGGTCCATTAGATCAAAGTCCACCAGCTGAATCATTATTGTCAATTGTACCGTCCGATTCAACTATCGATTATGATGATTCAACAATCTCTACGAATTCGTCATCCACCGGGAAATTACGTCAAATTGTTATTGATGGCAGTAACGTAGCAATGAG cCATGGTAACAAAGAAGTATTTTCTTGCCGTGGTATTAAGATATGTGTCGATTGGTTTCGTGCCCGAGGACATCAAGATATAACAGTTTTCGTACCAAAATGGCGTAAAGAAGCCCCACGGCCTGATAATCCAATCACAGGACAAGAAATATTAGGTGAATTAGAACGTGAACGCTTACTAGTATTTACACCAAGCCGTTTAGTTGGTGGTAAACGTATGGTATGCTATGACGATCGATACATTCTACGTTTAGCCGCTGACGTTGATGGCATAGTTGTTAGTAATGATAATTATCGAGATTTAGCACAAGAATCACCAGAATTTCGACGTGTTGTCGAAGAACGAATACTTATGTACTCATTCGTGAATGATCGTTTCATGCCGCCAGATGATCCTCTAGGTCGTACCGGACCAACGTTAGATAACTTTTTACGTGCACAACCTAGACCTCCGCCTCCATGTCCGTATGGGAAAAAATGCACATATggtaataaatgtaaatttcatcATCCAGAACGAGGACCTTTGCCACATAAAACCGTAACCGAACGACTTAGTGAACATGCACAAAGACATTTACAAGCCAGCGGGCAACGTTTACAAGGCAAATCAGTTAGTTTACCATTACAATCTTCCGAAGAAGTACGAAAAACACCATTAAATCGAACACGTTCAAATGTTCCAACAACAACGGATTCAAATACAACAAACACGTCTGGTGATTCAGTTAATTTACATCGAAAATTACAAAGACAATTAACACTGAATCCAGGAAATGATCCACGCTTGTATAATCGACGGTATCAGAACATACCACAAACAACAAGTCCTCAACAACCAACGGCCCAACATCGTCCACTAAGTCGACATAGTTCGACAGGAAGTCGTGGTGGGGTAATTACACCTACAGCATCTTCAGCCTCTGCATGGGATCTACATCAACATGTGACACGTATAGCATCCGCACCAGGACCACCTCCCACAAATATACAACGTCCAATGCATCGATTATCATCAACATCCGATCCACAAATTAATTTATGCGCCCCAAATCCAAATCAACCATGGCCACCATGTTACGCTCAACCACCATCATGTTTACCATTACAACCGCATTATTCTTCGGTTCCAGCTAGTACTGAAGATGCCCGACGTAAATTACATTATCATTTAGCTGCTATCTTCCCGGAAGAACAAGTTACGCAAGCAATGAATTTGTATCCAGATGAAACAAATCCACAACGGATTTGTGGTGCAATTTTGGCAATGTTTCCAAAACCATAA
- the LOC123300337 gene encoding uncharacterized protein LOC123300337, protein MEAPTVDKILARKALSSKKATPKSIRTVLATPRENYRSVISNENATHVAELITKLFGTHKSIPKIPWKEIRGIPKDKRKEFRQNYVKDHVEFDRSIKKTHKCFILGINRIIKKLEDNQIMAVILDSDILEMSTIYNFISRLCQLKKTPFILLENLGTLLLNSIGIRSHTLGFTKQTDCSYFEPIITKIKEFSAIKEESPVKLDKQAKVEVMEVETKKEEPKKLYLYRDSTKSRVFTPCASLNKMEMDTSDFIAFSKTEESSTVEYVPLKLSVLQSISNQ, encoded by the exons ATGGAAGCACCAACTGTTGATAAAATTCTAGCAAGAAAAGCTTTATCAAGTAAAAAAGCTACTCCGAAATCAATTCGAACTGTACTTGCAACACCTCGTGAAAATTATAG gTCGGTTATTAGTAATGAAAATGCAACCCATGTAGCTGAATTAATCACTAAATTATTTGGTACACATAAATCAATCCCAAAAATTCCATGGAAGGAAATTCGAGGTATTCCAAAAGATAAACGAAAAGAATTTCGACAAAACTATGTTAAAGATCATGTGGAATTCGATCGTTCAATTAAGAAAACACA caaatgttttattttgggAATTAATCGAATTATCAAAAAGTTAGAAGATAATCAAATTATGGCTGTAATTTTGGATTCAGACATCTTAGAAATGtcaactatttataattttatatctcGATTATGTCAACTGAAAAAAACCCCCTTTATTTTGCTAGAAAATTTAGgaactttattattaaattcaataggAATTCGATCACATACTTTAGGTTTTACCAAACAAACAGATTGCTCGTATTTCGAACCCATTATTacgaaaattaaagaattctcaGCTATTAAAGAAGAGAGTCCCGTTAAATTAGATAAACAAGCGAAAGTTGAAGTAATGGAAgttgaaacgaaaaaagaagagccgaaaaaactttatttataccgAGATTCGACTAAAAGTCGAGTATTTACTCCTTGTGCATCGCTCAATAAAATGGAAATGGATACAAGTGATTTTATagcattttcaaaaactgaaGAATCAAGTACTGTGGAATATGTAcctttaaaa TTATCAGTTTTACAATCAATCAGTAATCAGTAA
- the LOC123301638 gene encoding U6 snRNA-associated Sm-like protein LSm3 has translation MADDGENIPAITVKEPLDLVRLSLDERIYVKMRNERELRGRLHAYDQHLNMVLGDAEETITTVEIDEETYEEVYKTTKRTIPMLFVRGDGVILVSPPMRTGL, from the exons atggcAGACGATGGTGAAAAT ATTCCAGCGATTACGGTAAAAGAACCGTTGGATTTAGTACGGTTAAGTTTAGATGAACGAATTTACGTGAAAATGCGAAATGAAAGGGAACTACGTGGGAGATtacat gcATATGATCAACATTTGAATATGGTTTTGGGTGATGCCGAAGAAACGATCACTACGGTAGAAATTGATGAGGAAACTTATGAAGAAGTTTATAAAACCACGAAACGTACAATTCCAATGTTATTCGTTCGAGGTGATGGAGTTATTTTAGTTTCACCTCCAATGAGAACTggtctttaa